The Gemmatimonadales bacterium genome window below encodes:
- a CDS encoding TVP38/TMEM64 family protein, whose product MAKEQVASADLPVNVQPGGNARSGTYRNVIRIVLAVAATVAFILLGRKLGAYVPAFTAWVHGLGAWGPIAFIAGYVAATIAFVPGSLLTLAAGAIFGLLLGTLYVFIGASLGATAAFLIARYLARGAVERKLEGNERFAAIDRAIGREGRKIVLLLRLSPVFPFNLLNYGLGLTQVRLGDYVVACVGMLPGTILYVYSGMIVGDVAALAGGAAPQHGPGYYGVLALGAAATLVVTTIVTRAARRALREVTDDAGRPNA is encoded by the coding sequence ATGGCAAAAGAGCAGGTCGCGTCCGCGGATCTGCCGGTGAACGTCCAGCCCGGCGGGAATGCGCGGAGCGGAACCTATCGCAACGTCATTCGGATTGTGCTCGCGGTCGCGGCGACGGTCGCCTTCATTCTGCTCGGCCGCAAACTCGGCGCCTACGTACCGGCGTTCACGGCGTGGGTCCACGGGCTCGGGGCCTGGGGCCCGATCGCGTTCATCGCCGGTTACGTCGCCGCCACTATCGCGTTCGTTCCGGGTTCGCTGCTCACCCTTGCCGCGGGCGCAATCTTCGGCCTGCTGCTCGGCACCCTCTACGTCTTCATCGGCGCCTCGCTCGGTGCCACGGCGGCGTTTCTCATCGCGCGATACCTGGCACGCGGCGCGGTGGAGCGAAAGCTCGAGGGCAATGAGAGGTTCGCGGCCATCGACCGCGCCATCGGGCGTGAGGGGCGGAAGATCGTCCTCCTGCTTCGGCTCTCGCCGGTATTTCCATTCAACCTGCTCAACTACGGACTCGGGCTCACGCAGGTGCGGCTCGGCGACTACGTCGTCGCCTGCGTCGGCATGCTGCCGGGCACCATTCTCTACGTCTATTCCGGCATGATCGTGGGCGATGTGGCCGCGCTCGCCGGCGGTGCCGCCCCTCAGCACGGCCCAGGCTACTACGGGGTGCTCGCGCTGGGCGCCGCGGCGACGCTCGTGGTTACGACCATCGTGACCCGTGCCGCCCGCCGCGCTCTTCGCGAAGTGACCGATGACGCCGGCCGCCCCAACGCATAG
- the pxpB gene encoding 5-oxoprolinase subunit PxpB, giving the protein MAPVIAPLGDSALAVTLAEGAAPATSALAARFAARVRRRMLPGVRDVVSAYGTVTVYFDPRSADPDGIEPVLRALLGAPETDDTHDPRGRLHVIPVRYAGPDLAEVAERTGLSQREVVRRHASPTYEVCFLGFVPGFAYLGPLDPALVLPRRAEPRRRVPAGSVAVAGAQTGIYPFETPGGWHLIGHTDVMLFDPTSDPPNLLAAGDRIRFEPLDA; this is encoded by the coding sequence ATGGCTCCGGTCATCGCGCCGCTCGGCGATTCTGCACTTGCCGTGACGCTCGCCGAAGGAGCGGCGCCCGCGACGAGCGCCCTCGCCGCGCGATTTGCCGCGCGTGTGCGGAGGCGCATGCTCCCTGGGGTGCGCGATGTCGTCTCCGCATACGGCACCGTGACGGTGTACTTCGATCCGCGCTCGGCCGATCCCGATGGCATCGAGCCGGTGCTGCGCGCGCTGCTCGGCGCGCCGGAAACAGATGACACTCACGACCCGCGTGGCCGCCTCCATGTCATCCCCGTCCGCTATGCCGGCCCCGATCTCGCCGAAGTCGCGGAGCGGACCGGCCTCTCGCAACGCGAGGTGGTCCGCCGCCATGCGTCTCCGACTTACGAGGTGTGCTTCCTCGGTTTCGTCCCCGGCTTCGCCTATCTCGGTCCGCTCGACCCGGCGCTCGTGCTCCCGCGACGGGCGGAGCCGCGCCGCCGTGTGCCGGCCGGAAGCGTCGCAGTCGCGGGCGCGCAGACCGGTATCTATCCGTTCGAAACGCCCGGCGGCTGGCATCTGATCGGCCACACCGACGTCATGCTCTTCGACCCGACCAGCGACCCGCCGAATCTCCTCGCCGCCGGCGACCGGATCCGCTTCGAGCCGCTCGACGCGTGA
- a CDS encoding mercuric reductase: protein MTPAAPTHSAAGTVAAEAGPVRVEPFDRYNRALVANAHPDGWVNPEPRVRYHLVVIGAGTGGLVSASIAAGLGARVALIERHLMGGDCLNVGCVPSKAVIRAARSWADARASAAEFGGPAAAGAGDFDRAMERMRRLRAGISPIDGAPRYRELGVDVFLGDARFTGSDSIEVGGRTLRFRRAIVATGARATTPRVPGLAEVGYLTNETVFTLTELPARLVVIGAGPIGCELAQAFARFGSRVTVVNNSAHALPREDMDAARIVEHAMERDGVIFIHEAKSLAAERIGADRVVVVERGGREERIAGDQILIAVGRAANVEGLGLDAAGVRYGPKGVVVDDRLRTSNRRIYAVGDVASKYQFTHAADFLARTAVRNALFFGRAKASALLVPWCTYTSPEIAHVGIYERDAREAGREIETLTIPLEEVDRAVLDGETEGFFRVHLAKGSDRILGATLVAEHAGDMISEITAAMVNGVGLGGIGNAIHPYPTQAEVFRKAADTWRRGKLTPRMRRLFARYFRLLG from the coding sequence ATGACGCCGGCCGCCCCAACGCATAGCGCCGCGGGCACCGTGGCGGCGGAGGCCGGCCCGGTGCGGGTCGAGCCGTTCGACCGGTACAACCGCGCGCTCGTCGCCAATGCGCACCCGGACGGCTGGGTGAATCCGGAGCCGCGCGTCCGCTATCACCTGGTCGTCATCGGCGCCGGCACGGGCGGACTCGTGAGCGCATCGATCGCGGCGGGGCTCGGCGCGCGCGTGGCGCTCATCGAACGGCATCTCATGGGCGGCGATTGCCTCAACGTGGGCTGCGTGCCGTCAAAGGCCGTCATCCGCGCGGCGCGTTCGTGGGCGGACGCGCGGGCGAGCGCCGCGGAGTTCGGCGGGCCGGCGGCAGCCGGCGCCGGCGATTTCGACCGCGCAATGGAGCGGATGCGCCGGCTCCGTGCGGGGATCAGTCCGATCGACGGCGCGCCGCGCTATCGCGAGCTCGGGGTGGACGTCTTTCTGGGCGACGCCCGCTTCACCGGATCGGACAGCATCGAGGTGGGCGGCCGGACGCTTCGGTTTCGCCGCGCGATCGTCGCGACCGGTGCGCGCGCCACGACGCCACGCGTTCCAGGGCTCGCCGAGGTTGGCTATCTGACCAACGAGACGGTCTTCACGCTCACCGAGCTGCCCGCGCGGCTCGTCGTCATCGGCGCGGGGCCGATCGGATGCGAGCTGGCGCAGGCCTTCGCGCGGTTCGGCAGCCGGGTCACGGTCGTCAACAACTCGGCCCACGCGCTCCCGCGCGAGGACATGGACGCGGCGCGCATCGTGGAGCACGCGATGGAGCGCGACGGCGTCATCTTCATCCACGAGGCGAAGAGCCTCGCGGCCGAGCGGATCGGCGCCGACCGTGTGGTGGTCGTGGAGCGGGGCGGCCGGGAGGAGCGGATCGCGGGCGACCAGATCCTCATCGCGGTGGGGCGTGCGGCGAACGTCGAGGGGCTTGGGCTCGATGCGGCCGGCGTGCGCTACGGCCCCAAAGGCGTCGTGGTGGACGATCGGCTCCGCACAAGCAATCGCCGGATCTACGCGGTTGGAGACGTCGCATCGAAGTACCAGTTCACCCACGCTGCGGATTTCCTCGCCCGCACCGCAGTCCGGAATGCGCTCTTCTTCGGCCGCGCAAAGGCGAGCGCGCTGCTGGTGCCGTGGTGCACGTACACCAGCCCCGAGATCGCGCACGTCGGGATCTACGAGCGGGACGCGCGCGAGGCCGGCCGCGAGATCGAGACGCTCACGATTCCGTTGGAGGAGGTCGATCGCGCCGTGCTCGATGGCGAGACCGAGGGCTTCTTCCGGGTGCACCTGGCGAAGGGGAGCGACCGGATTCTCGGTGCCACGCTCGTGGCGGAGCACGCGGGCGACATGATCAGCGAGATCACCGCCGCAATGGTGAACGGCGTCGGACTGGGCGGCATCGGGAACGCGATCCATCCGTATCCGACGCAGGCCGAAGTTTTCCGCAAGGCCGCGGATACGTGGCGGCGGGGCAAGCTCACCCCGCGGATGCGGCGGCTCT
- a CDS encoding 5-oxoprolinase subunit PxpA: protein MPTPTPASTTIDLNADLGEGFGIWAPAADAELLPLVTSANIACGFHAGDPVRMRETVALAAAHGVAIGAHPGYPDLQGFGRRELDASPAEIAAYALYQVGALDAVARAAGTRVRYVKPHGALYHRLARDRDAARAFAAAIHDLDRELTVLGPEGSALLAAARSAGLEARREAFIDRGYGPDGILVPRGREGALASDPVAAAERAVRIVREGLVKAVDGTDVPVAADSLCIHGDGRHAAELLRAVRARFEAEGIAVAPFAR from the coding sequence GTGCCGACCCCCACTCCTGCCAGCACCACGATCGACCTGAACGCCGACCTGGGCGAAGGCTTCGGCATCTGGGCCCCCGCTGCAGATGCCGAGCTCCTCCCTCTCGTGACCTCGGCCAATATCGCCTGTGGTTTTCACGCGGGCGACCCGGTGCGGATGCGGGAAACAGTGGCGCTAGCGGCGGCCCATGGCGTCGCGATCGGCGCGCACCCCGGCTATCCCGATCTTCAGGGGTTCGGCCGGCGCGAGCTCGACGCCTCTCCCGCGGAGATCGCGGCCTATGCGCTCTATCAGGTTGGTGCGCTCGACGCGGTGGCCCGCGCGGCGGGCACACGGGTTCGTTACGTGAAGCCGCACGGCGCGCTTTATCACCGGCTCGCGCGCGATCGCGACGCGGCCCGCGCGTTTGCCGCTGCCATTCACGATCTCGACCGCGAGCTTACGGTGCTCGGCCCTGAGGGTAGCGCGCTCCTCGCCGCGGCCCGCAGTGCCGGCCTCGAGGCCCGGCGCGAGGCATTCATCGATCGGGGCTATGGGCCCGACGGCATCCTGGTGCCCCGCGGCCGTGAGGGCGCCCTCGCCTCGGACCCCGTCGCCGCGGCCGAGCGCGCCGTGCGCATCGTGCGCGAGGGATTGGTCAAGGCGGTCGACGGCACCGACGTCCCCGTCGCCGCCGATTCGCTCTGCATCCACGGCGACGGGCGACATGCGGCGGAGCTGCTCCGCGCCGTCCGGGCGCGGTTTGAGGCCGAGGGAATCGCCGTGGCGCCGTTCGCGCGCTGA
- a CDS encoding GlsB/YeaQ/YmgE family stress response membrane protein, with protein MSIIAWIILGLIAGWIASKIVNKTGEGVVVDIILGIIGAVVGGWIFNRFGTAGVTGFNVWSLIVAIIGAVVLLLIYHAIVGSSRRTV; from the coding sequence ATGTCGATCATCGCCTGGATCATCCTGGGCCTCATCGCGGGCTGGATCGCGAGCAAGATCGTGAACAAGACCGGCGAAGGCGTTGTCGTGGACATCATCCTCGGTATCATCGGCGCGGTCGTGGGCGGGTGGATCTTCAACCGCTTCGGCACGGCAGGCGTCACCGGGTTCAACGTCTGGAGCCTCATCGTGGCCATCATCGGCGCGGTCGTGCTCCTGCTAATCTACCACGCTATCGTCGGCAGCAGCCGGCGAACCGTGTGA
- a CDS encoding biotin-dependent carboxyltransferase family protein, producing MITIVAAPPFATVQDTGRQGHRAAGVPPGGAMDPVSLAAGNLLVGNPPDAAAIEWYIGAGELRFDRPTRFTLTGAAVTAELSGRPAENWQPLSAAAGDVLRVDSFTTGAWLYFSVAGGVAVPLSLGSRSTYLPAHFGGLQGRLLRTGDQLPLGASPRHRDAGPVSPTAFAASAARTASLSPFNPDPIAVMPGPARQLLPIHAWARLLSECRLSPYVSRMGYRFETPLLPIDSPPDSPSVPSLPGSVQLPPGGAPIVLMNDGPTVGGYPVIAVVATADLGRLAQRRPGEPVRFVEITRAEARARFATLEVALARLAPSP from the coding sequence GTGATCACGATCGTCGCGGCGCCGCCATTCGCCACGGTGCAGGACACGGGGCGCCAGGGGCATCGCGCCGCGGGCGTCCCGCCGGGGGGCGCAATGGACCCGGTATCGCTCGCTGCGGGCAACCTCCTCGTCGGAAACCCGCCGGACGCCGCTGCGATCGAGTGGTACATCGGCGCCGGCGAGCTGCGCTTCGATCGCCCAACCCGCTTCACCCTCACCGGCGCCGCCGTCACCGCCGAGCTTTCCGGCCGCCCCGCCGAGAATTGGCAACCGCTCTCGGCCGCCGCCGGCGACGTGCTCCGCGTCGACTCGTTCACCACCGGCGCCTGGCTCTACTTCTCCGTTGCCGGCGGCGTAGCCGTTCCCCTGTCCCTCGGCAGCCGTTCGACGTATTTGCCGGCTCATTTCGGCGGCCTCCAAGGTCGCCTTCTCCGCACCGGCGACCAACTGCCACTCGGCGCCTCTCCCAGGCATCGAGATGCCGGGCCTGTATCCCCTACCGCCTTTGCCGCCTCTGCCGCCCGTACCGCCTCCCTGTCCCCTTTCAACCCCGACCCCATCGCCGTCATGCCCGGCCCCGCCCGCCAACTCCTTCCCATCCACGCCTGGGCTCGCCTCCTCTCCGAGTGCCGCCTTTCCCCTTACGTGAGCCGCATGGGCTACCGCTTCGAAACCCCCTTGCTCCCCATCGACTCACCCCCCGATTCCCCTTCCGTCCCGAGCCTTCCCGGCTCCGTCCAACTCCCCCCGGGTGGCGCGCCCATCGTCCTCATGAACGACGGTCCCACCGTGGGCGGGTACCCGGTCATCGCCGTCGTTGCCACCGCCGATCTCGGGCGCCTGGCGCAGCGCCGCCCCGGCGAGCCGGTCCGCTTCGTCGAGATCACGCGCGCTGAGGCACGCGCCCGGTTCGCCACACTCGAGGTTGCGCTGGCTCGACTTGCGCCCTCTCCGTGA